From Arachis stenosperma cultivar V10309 chromosome 2, arast.V10309.gnm1.PFL2, whole genome shotgun sequence, one genomic window encodes:
- the LOC130963677 gene encoding exocyst complex component EXO70A1, translating to MEALRQRATLVKESLHKSQIITDNMVSILGSFDHRLSALETAMRPTQIKTHSIRSAHDNIDKTLKAAEVFLVQFEQTRKAEAKILRGPQEDLESYLEAVDQLRNNLKFFNSKKSFKGSDGIINHTNGLLAKAIAKLEDEFRLLLTNYSKPVEPDRLFDCIPHRRRSSTSGRQSDASKLDLDKQSESEKQTEPAVYTLPTLIPPRVIPLLHDLAQQMVEAGHQQQLFRLYRDTRAPVLEQSLRKLGVERLSKDDVQKMQWEVLESKIGNWTHFMRIAVKLLLTVEKQICDQIFDGFENMRTQCFSEVTASSFVMLLSFGEAVAKSKRSSEKLFVTLDMYETMRELQPELETIFEGKACTELREASLSLTKRLGQTAMETFCDFEELIENDATKTAVLDGTVHPLTSYVINYVKFLFDYQSTLKQIFREFDPNDPEGQLANLTTRIMQALQNNLDGKSKQYKDPALTQLFLMNNIHYIVRSVRRSDAKDMLGEDWVQIHRRVVQQHANQYKRISWAKIAQCLTVQSSGGADSTAGVSRNMIKDRFKSFNSQIEELYWRQSQWTVPDSELRESLKLAIIEVLLPAYRSFLKRFGPMLENGKNPQKYIRYTPEQIEEMLNGFFESKSWNDQKR from the exons GTCAAGGAATCTCTCCACAAGAGCCAGATCATCACCGACAACATGGTCTCCATCCTCGGCTCCTTCGACCACCGCCTCTCCGCCCTCGAAACCGCCATGCGTCCCACTCAG ATTAAAACGCATTCAATTCGAAGCGCACATGATAACATTGACAAGACTCTGAAGGCAGCAGAGGTGTTTTTGGTGCAATTCGAGCAAACTCGCAAG gcGGAGGCTAAAATACTCAGAGGGCCTCAAGAGGATCTGGAAAGCTATTTAGAAGCAGTTGATCAATTGAGAAACAATTTGAAATTCTTCAACAGCAAAAAGAGTTTCAAAGGCAGTGATGGTATCATCAACCATACCAACGGCTTGCTTGCCAAAGCTATCGCAAAGCTGGAAGACGAGTTCAGACTTCTGTTAACAAATTACAG CAAACCGGTGGAACCTGAccgcctatttgactgcataccACACCGTCGACGATCGTCAACTTCTGGAAGGCAAAGTGATGCAAGCAAACTCGATCTTGATAAGCAAAGCGAGTCTGAGAAGCAAACAGAACCGGCTGTTTACACACTTCCAACCCTGATACCACCCAGAGTTATTCCTTTGCTACATGACTTAGCACAACAAATGGTCGAAGCTGGCCATCAACAACAGCTCTTTCGACTCTACAG AGACACTCGTGCCCCTGTCTTGGAACAGAGTCTTAGGAAGTTAGGTGTAGAGAGGCTGAGTAAAGATGATGTTCAAAAAATGCAGTGGGAGGTTTTGGAGTCTAAGATTGGGAACTGGACTCATTTCATGAGGATTGCT GTTAAATTGTTGCTGACTGTGGAAAAGCAAATATGTGATCAAATATTTGATGGTTTTGAAAATATGAGAACTCAATGCTTTTCTGAAGTCACTGCTAGCAGTTTTGTCATGCTTCTTAGTTTCGGAGAGGCTGTTGCCAAAAGCAAGAGGTCATCTGAAAAACTATTTGTTACTCTAGACATGTATGAGACAATGAGAGAACTTCAACCTGAG CTTGAGACAATTTTTGAAGGTAAAGCCTGCACGGAATTGCGCGAAGCTTCTCTGTCCTTGACCAAGAGACTAGGTCAGACAGCCATGGAAACCTTCTGTGACTTTGAGGAACTTATTGAAAATGATGCTACTAAAACTGCTGTGCTTGATGGAACTGTCCATCCACTAACTAGCTATGTGATCAATTATGTTAAGTTTCTCTTTGA TTATCAATCAACATTGAAGCAAATTTTTCGCGAGTTTGATCCCAATGACCCAGAAGGTCAGTTAGCAAACCTGACAACAAGGATTATGCAGGCTCTCCAGAATAACCTGGATGGAAAATCAAAACAATATAAAGATCCAGCTTTAACCCAATTGTTCCTTATGAATAATATCCATTACATAGTGAGATCCGTGAGAAG GTCAGATGCAAAGGATATGTTGGGAGAGGACTGGGTGCAAATACATAGAAGAGTTGTGCAACAGCATGCAAATCAGTATAAAAGGATCTCATGGGCAAAG ATTGCTCAGTGCCTCACTGTGCAATCATCAGGCGGGGCTGACAGCACCGCTGGAGTTTCAAGAAATATGATTAAAGATAGGTTCAAGAGTTTCAACTCTCAAATTGAGGAGCTTTATTGGAGGCAATCTCAATGGACTGTTCCTGACAGTGAGTTGCGTGAATCTCTCAAACTGGCTATAATCGAAGTACTTTTACCTGCTTATAGATCTTTCCTCAAACGTTTTGG GCCCATGCTTGAGAATGGGAAAAATCCTCAGAAGTACATAAGATACACACCAGAACAAATTGAAGAAATGTTGAATGGCTTTTTCGAGAGCAAGTCGTGGAATGATCAGAAGCGGTGA
- the LOC130963616 gene encoding uncharacterized protein LOC130963616 codes for MEIRVFSELVNKSRVADPRGRNFKRGGSIPQQTQGQGNYRRLNTNVNQGRRFGKQPQQDLNCQRCGKYHPGVPCIRTWSMLFLWTARAYGHQLSEKKKYETGASHSFIACEKAHELGLRMVVLGYDLKVYNATHEAMVTKIGCPQVSFRVQQREFVHDLICLPMTGLDLILGLDWLSKNHVLLDCSEKSVQFMPEGSEAPVVGIMLLTAGVSGDDQSLEQIPDVTFRMAELKAQLEDLLGKHFIRPSVSPVGSTSVTSKEKDGSMRLCIDYRQLNKIIVKNNIRCLESMI; via the exons ATGGAGATCAGGGTGTTTTCTGAATTGGTGAATAAGAGTAGGGTGGCTGATCCGAGAGGTAGGAATTTCAAGCGTGGAGGCTCTATTCCGCAGCAGACTCAGGGTCAAGGTAATTACAGAAGGCTGAATACCAATGTTAATCAGggaagaagatttgggaagcAGCCACAGCAGGATCTGAATTGTCAGAGGTGCGGAAAGTATCATCCTGGAGTTCCGTGCATTCGGACTTGGAGTATGCTATTCTTGTGGACAGCCCGGGCATATGGCCACCAATTGTCCGAGAAGAAGAAGTATGAGACTG gAGCAAGTCATTCATTTATTGCATGTGAAAAGGCCCATGAATTAGGATTGAGAATGGTGGTTTTAGGTTATGATTTGAAAGTATATAATGCTACTCATGAAGCTATGGTGACTAAGATAGGATGTCCACAAGTTTCCTTTCGAGTACAACAGCGTGAATTTGTGCATGATTTGATTTGTTTGCCTATGACTGGTCTTGATCTCattttgggattggattggttatccaAGAATCATGTTTTGCTTGATTGTTCTGAGAAGTCAGTACAGTTTATGCCGGAAGGGTCAGAAGCACCGGTTGTG GGTATTATGTTATTAACTGCGGGAGTATCAGGTGATGATCAGAGTTTAGAGCAAATTCCG gatgtcaccttTAGAATGGCTGAACTGAAAGCTCAGCTGGAAGATTTGTTGGGTAAGCATTTCATCCGACCAAGTGTTTCTCCCGTGGGGAGCACCAGTGTTACTAGTAAagagaaggatgggagtatgcgttTGTGTATCGACTATCGGCAGTTGAATAAGATCATTGTGAAGAACAATATCCGTTGCCTAGAATCGATGATCTAA
- the LOC130963617 gene encoding uncharacterized protein LOC130963617 has translation MAPYEALYGRNPKAARRAMLIRGESLEFEEGEHVFLKVTPTTGVGRTIKTKKLNPRYIGPFEILKRIGPVAYRIALPPYLSNLHDVFHVSQLRKYTPDASHVLEPEPIQVREDLTLPVIPVRIDDTSVKRLRGREVSLVKVAWSRAGIEEHTWELESDMRKDYPHLFSGN, from the exons atggctccatATGAGGCTCTGTATGGCAGAAAT CCCAAAGCCGCCAGAAGAGCTATGctgatcagaggcgaaagccttGAGTTTGAAGAAGGAGAACATGTCTTTTTGAAAGTTACACCAACCACTGGAGTGGGAAGAACTATTAAGACTAAGAAACTGAATCCCCGTTATATTGGACCCTTTGAGATTCTGAAGAGGATTGGGCCAGTGGCTTATAGAATTGCCTTACCGCCATATCTTTCGAAtttgcacgacgtgtttcatgTGTCTCAGCTTAGGAAGTACACCCCTGACGCAAGTCATGTTTTAGAACCAGAACCAATCCAAGTGAGAGAAGATCTAACACTCCCAGTAATTCCGGTGAGGATTGATGACACCAGTGTTAAACGATTACGAGGAAGGGAAGTATCATTGGTAaaagtggcttggagtcgagCTGGTATCGAGGAACATACCTGGGAGCTCGAATCAGATATGCGAAAGGACTATCCACATCTCTTTTCAGGTAactag